The following coding sequences lie in one Amycolatopsis cihanbeyliensis genomic window:
- a CDS encoding transposase family protein has protein sequence MRVISASRSEWIAPFTGLEPGQFRKLVRVVAARGGEEIADGRPGRQWRLDLADRVLLVATYWRTNLTMRQIGPLFGVSHSAAHRVIATGDAHPGNRNDCTVYRDSGIQQELAGRPVLADGGYQGNSEVIMPYRKPGDGSDLPDWKEDLNAGHRTIRARVEHALARMKCWKILRDYRRAASTLNDTVSGIAHLHNIHLLG, from the coding sequence GTGCGGGTGATCTCGGCGTCGCGGTCGGAGTGGATTGCCCCGTTCACGGGGTTGGAGCCGGGCCAGTTCCGGAAGCTGGTGCGGGTGGTGGCGGCGCGTGGTGGTGAGGAGATCGCCGATGGCCGTCCTGGTCGTCAGTGGCGGCTTGACCTGGCCGATCGTGTGCTGCTGGTGGCGACCTATTGGCGGACGAACCTGACGATGCGCCAGATCGGGCCGCTGTTCGGGGTGTCGCATTCCGCGGCGCACCGGGTGATCGCCACCGGCGACGCGCATCCGGGCAACCGCAACGACTGTACCGTCTACCGGGACTCCGGAATCCAGCAGGAACTGGCCGGACGCCCGGTGCTGGCCGATGGCGGCTACCAGGGAAACTCCGAGGTGATCATGCCATATCGCAAGCCTGGTGACGGTAGTGATCTGCCGGACTGGAAGGAAGACCTCAACGCTGGCCACCGTACGATTCGTGCCCGCGTCGAGCACGCCCTGGCCAGGATGAAATGCTGGAAGATCCTGCGCGACTACCGCCGCGCCGCCAGCACGCTCAACGACACGGTGTCCGGAATCGCCCACCTGCACAACATCCACCTCCTTGGCTGA
- a CDS encoding FAD-dependent oxidoreductase yields the protein MAHDAGEKLMIRHAIVAGGGIAGHSAALALLQAGIAVTVLEARPDDNDLGSFLRLNPNGLDALNAIDVLDPVVDASFPIRHVDRRALDGQVLVHRPLTDPLPGRNLGARFITWANLARVLRDESTRRGATVRHRAPVLGAEATRNSVHALLADDDPIEGDVLIGADGTRSTIRTVIDPAAPAPDYCGSRTIYGHTPRPPTHTPPAPAQLRSYGGPKAWLAHIDDPDTGHTYWFTNIKTSELLPDPGPTTEDWRIELLQRWNDDDIPAGIIKMATRIRASDDRALHHLPRWHTDRLVVIGDAAHAAPPSTEQGGSMAIEDAAVLGRCLRDLPLHLALARFEQERRERVETIIAIATGHHTTTTGPEWSYHHHIEWTQRIVP from the coding sequence ATGGCGCACGACGCCGGAGAGAAGTTGATGATTCGTCACGCCATCGTGGCCGGCGGCGGAATCGCCGGTCACAGCGCCGCTCTCGCACTGCTACAGGCCGGTATCGCCGTCACCGTGCTCGAGGCCCGCCCCGACGACAACGACCTCGGCTCGTTCCTACGGCTCAACCCCAACGGCCTCGACGCGCTCAACGCCATCGACGTTCTCGATCCGGTGGTCGACGCCTCGTTCCCCATACGCCACGTCGACCGACGGGCCCTGGACGGCCAGGTGCTCGTGCACCGCCCCCTCACCGACCCGCTGCCTGGCCGCAACCTCGGCGCCCGGTTCATCACGTGGGCCAATCTGGCCAGAGTCCTTCGTGACGAAAGCACACGCAGGGGCGCCACGGTCCGCCACCGTGCGCCCGTCCTCGGCGCGGAGGCTACCCGCAACAGCGTGCACGCTCTGCTCGCGGACGACGACCCAATCGAGGGTGACGTACTGATCGGCGCCGACGGCACCCGATCCACCATCCGCACCGTCATCGATCCTGCGGCCCCAGCACCCGACTACTGCGGATCCCGCACCATCTACGGTCATACCCCTCGACCTCCCACGCACACCCCGCCAGCACCCGCACAACTACGGTCCTACGGTGGCCCGAAGGCGTGGCTTGCCCACATCGACGACCCCGACACCGGCCACACCTATTGGTTCACCAACATCAAGACGTCCGAGCTGCTGCCCGATCCCGGCCCAACCACCGAGGACTGGCGCATCGAGCTACTCCAGCGCTGGAACGACGACGACATCCCAGCGGGCATCATCAAGATGGCCACCCGCATCCGAGCGTCCGACGACCGGGCGCTACATCACCTTCCTCGCTGGCACACAGACCGCCTCGTAGTCATCGGCGATGCCGCCCATGCCGCGCCACCCAGCACCGAACAGGGCGGTTCGATGGCAATCGAAGACGCCGCGGTGCTCGGGCGGTGTCTTCGCGACTTGCCCCTGCACCTTGCCCTGGCTCGCTTCGAACAGGAACGCCGGGAACGAGTCGAGACGATCATCGCCATCGCCACCGGCCACCACACAACGACAACCGGACCAGAATGGTCCTACCACCACCACATCGAATGGACGCAACGAATCGTGCCGTGA